The genomic segment ACGATCAATCCGATATTCGGCCCTTCCGGCGTTTCAACCGGGCAGATGCGGCCATAATGGGTTGAATGAACGTCACGAACTTCAAATCCGGCACGCTCCCGCGTCAGCCCACCGGGCCCCAGCGCGGACAAACGGCGTTTATGGGTAATTTCGGAGAGCGGATTGGTTTGATCCATAAACTGGGAAAGTTGGCTGGAACCGAAAAATTCGTTTACCACCGCAGATACCGGTTTGGCATTGATGAGATCGTGCGGCATCATGGTTTCTATATCCTGCAGGCTCATTTTTTCTTTAATGGCCCTTTCCATGCGTACAAGGCCAATGCGATACTGATTTTCAATGAGTTCGCCGACAGAACGCACGCGGCGGTTTCCCAGATGGTCAATATCATCCACGCTGCATTCCCCCAAACCGTTTTTCAAATCGATTAGATATTTGACGGATGCCAGAATATCTTCGTTTCGCAGAACGGTTAAGTCCGTCGACACATTCAGGCGCAGCTTATAGTTCATCTTCGCCCGGCCGACATCCGACAAATCGTAAGTCTCCGGTTCAAAAAAGAGACTGCTGAAAAACTTAGCGGCGGTTTCCGGTGTCGGAGGATTGCTGGGACGGAGCCGTCTATAGATCTCCATGATCGCATCTTCCGCGGATTCAATATGATCCATCAGGAGCGTATCGCGAATGGAAGCGTTGTCCAGATCTTCATCGATGTGGATGAATTTCAGCTCTTTCACTCCCTTTTCCTGGGCAATCTCAAGTCCGTTTAACGGCAGTTCTTCGTTGCACCTGAAAAGGATTTCTCCAGTGGCCGGATCATGAACATCCGAGGAAAGAATTTTCC from the Deltaproteobacteria bacterium HGW-Deltaproteobacteria-6 genome contains:
- a CDS encoding DNA-directed RNA polymerase subunit beta gives rise to the protein YFYSIEKITLEGEKIYFGVDESLSGQKAPEDIKDPKSDEVIVKKGRKLTKPLLKKVMDAGVKRVAVKEADLTGKILSSDVHDPATGEILFRCNEELPLNGLEIAQEKGVKELKFIHIDEDLDNASIRDTLLMDHIESAEDAIMEIYRRLRPSNPPTPETAAKFFSSLFFEPETYDLSDVGRAKMNYKLRLNVSTDLTVLRNEDILASVKYLIDLKNGLGECSVDDIDHLGNRRVRSVGELIENQYRIGLVRMERAIKEKMSLQDIETMMPHDLINAKPVSAVVNEFFGSSQLSQFMDQTNPLSEITHKRRLSALGPGGLTRERAGFEVRDVHSTHYGRICPVETPEGPNIGLIVSLSTYARVNEFGFIETPYRLVDNGKVSDEVKFMTAIEEENEMIAPADRPLDKKGKFEEELISVRRGSDFVSAIPTDIKMMDVAPNQMVSVAAA